Part of the Sulfobacillus acidophilus DSM 10332 genome, GTCCGGCGCGCACCCCGGGGCATGCGATCTTTCGGCAGATTCGAGAGCTTCGCCCGGGTGAGTATGCGATTTACCGCCCTTCCGGGTTAACCGTACGACCCTATTGGCACTTGGAAAGCCATCCCCATCCCGATTCGGTCGAAAAAACCGCAGAAACCATTGAAGCCTTGTTGTGGGACGCGGTCGAAAAGCAATTGGTGGCGGATGTTCCGGTGGTCACCCTTCTCTCCGGCGGGTTAGACTCCAGCTTGGTCACCGCCATGGCCCAAAAAGCTTTTCGGGAGCAACAGAAAGATGCTCTAGGGACATTTTCCATCCAATTTAAAGATATGGCCCGCTATTTTCGGGATAACGGGTTTCAGACCAATTTGGACGATCCCTGGGTCACCCGCGTGGCCGAATTCCTGGAGACGACGCATCAGCGGGTGGAGTTGGACACTCCCGAGCTGGATGAGTACCTCATTCCGGCTCTTCTGGCTCGCGATGTCCCCGGCCACGCCGATGTCGACACCTCGCTTTTGGTCTTCGCCCAGCATATTAAAGAACGCGCGACGGTGGGCCTCTCCGGCGAAGCCGCCGACGAGATTTTCGGCGGTTATCCTTGGTTTCACCGTGCCGATGCTCTCGCCGCCCATACCTTCCCCTGGTCGCTAAGGCTCCGCGATCGTATCCGCGTATTGGCCCCCGAGCTCATCGACTATCTAAAACCGGAACAGTATGTCCAAGATCGCTATGACGAAGCCTTGGCCGAAGTGCCCCACCTGGCCGGGGAGTCGCCGGAGTCGGCCCGCATTCGAGAAATTGCCTATCTCAGCATCACCCGGTTTTTACCCACGTTATTGGAACGCAAAGACCGGATGACCATGGCGGCCAGCCTCGAGGTGCGAGTCCCCTACTGTGATCATCGCCTCGTGGAATATGTTTGGAACATCCCCTGGGAGATGAAAAACTATGGCGGTCACCCCAAAGGGATTTTACGATTGGCCGCGGAACGCTGGCTGCCTTCGGATGTGGTCTACCGCCGCAAATCGCCCTATCCGTCGACAGTGAACCCGAGCTATTTTTATCGCATGGCTGATCGGCTCCAAGCAATACTGGAGGATACCCACTCGCCTTTGCGACCGCTCGTGAATCAGACGGTACTACGGAACATGATCGCCGCCGGCCCCGATGCCGCGCAAATTCCTTGGTTTGGCCAACTGATGGGCAATGCTCAGCTCTTTGCCTTTTTGATTCAAACCGATGCGTGGCTCCGCCATTACCACGTGACGTTCGTCTAACCACTAGACGGGGGCCCCGTGACGGAGCCCCCGTGATCACATGCCATTATGCCACTAACGCTTCAATCACGTACGCGACCAGCAATACCACCATGACGATGGTGTTGACCACGATCGACGTTTGGTGCATGCCCTGGAAAGGCCCTGAATTGGGCGACAGATGCTGCATGCGTAAGAGCAGATCATACGCATACCATAACAGTACCCACGCCAATCCGGTTATTGCCGCCAAGAGCCAGCGTCCCGATCGACGGGATGTCCACGCCAAAGCAAGGCCGGCCAAAAACGCCACGCCGCCGGCTATCAACCCAATCGCATAATACAAGGGGAAAATATGGGTGACAAATCGCCCTGAATAGGGCATCGGCACCAAGACAAAAATGTTGGGGGCAATCCCGACAAAAAAGAAAAAAATCGTCCCCAACCAGATCCCGCTGCCTAATCGCCAAAACAATTGACTGAACCGGACTCCCCGCATTCCCTTTTTATCCCCCTTCAACTGCCCCCCATATTATAGCCGGTCCGTCACCAGGATATGGATCGGGCTGACTTGACCCCGGCGGTTAAGTCTGATACAACGAAGGCGACCCACTTCTGCGGTAAAGGATGGACAGCATGCGGCCCAGAGCCCGACTCGTTCAACTCTCGCGCGAAGCACCGCCGGAACAGCTTCGCCTGTCACCCGTCTTGGCGGAAACCGTGGCACGGTCCACCGCCGCCAGCGGAGAACCGGCCGTGATTATTCGCCATCAACCCGCCTATGTGTTGTTAGGTCCCAAAGACCGACGATTGCCCCGCCTTTATGAGGCCGTGCAATGGTTGGAATCGTTGGGCTATCCGGTGTTGATGCGGCTTGGCGGCGGATCCGCCGTTCTCTTGGACGGCCATTGCCTCAGTTTTGGGGTGACCCGCCCTTGCCGCGATTTTACCCAATGGGAGAAAAACTTCCGGGAAATGGCTTGGGGGGCAATTTTAGGATTACGCCAACTCGGCATCCCGGCGGATTTTGGTCGGGCCGAGGGCTCCTATTGCGAAGGCCCGTTTGACCTGGTCGCGAACGGACAGAAAATTGCGGGCATCGCCCAAACCATTCGCGGCGGATATGCCTTGGTCAGCGGCATGGTGCTCTGGGATCAGGATCCGGTGGCCACCACCGCCTTGATTCAAGAGTTTTATGAACGGGCCGGCAGTGACCTCCGCCTCCGGCCGGAGGCGGTAACCGCCTTGGTCCGTTTGCCGGGACAATCCCAGTTAACCCTGGAATCTCTCGAAGCCCGTCTGATCCAAGGGTTTCGCGAACTTTATGATTTGGTCGACCACCCGCTAGAACCGGCCGAATGGGCATTAGCCGAATCGCTTTATCACACCCGGGTTGTCCAACCGACCCACATGAGTACCACCCCGTCGGCGGGATGATATCCGGATTTTCCAAGGAGGCCCCTATGCAAGCAATCATCGAAACCGACAAGGGTCGGATGGTTTTAGACTTATTTCCGGGCGAAGCCCCCGGCACCGTGGCGAATTTTGCCCAACTGGCCCGTTCCGGCTTTTATAACGGATTGACCTTCCATCGGGTCATTCCCAATTTCGTCATTCAAGGCGGATGTCCCCGGGGGGACGGGACCGGCGGCCCCGGATATACCATCAAATGCGAAACCGAAGGCAACCCCCATCAGCACATTCGTGGAGCCCTATCGATGGCCCACCGTGGAAAGGATACGGGTGGCAGTCAATTTTTTATTTGCCACTCGCCCCAACCCCATTTGGATGGCGTCCACACCGTATTTGGACAGTTAGTGGAGGGATTTGACGTGTTAGACGCCATCCGACAGGGCGATCATATGACTCAGGTCCTCATTGTCGAGGATGAGCCCAAATAACGGGTACACCATCGACAGATCGCTTCCATGCGGTGAACCCGGTGCCAGGGTTTCCCTTGGCGACTCATCCCGTGGGATTCGCCGGGATATAAGAGCAGCTCTGCCGTCCGACCCAGATATTTTAAGGCGGCGTAGAGCTGCTCGCCTTGTTCCAGCGGCAACCGCTGATCCTCCATTTGATGTTCGATGAGGACGGGAGTATGAATTTGACCGGCATATTTTAGGGGGGACTGTTGCCAATAGGGTTCAATCTCTTCCCACCAGGGCTTGGTGCCATATTGCGGTACGCGCAAAAAGCCGAGATCACTGGATCCCATCGCACTTAACCGGTTTACCACCGAGCGCATGGTCACCGCGGCACGGAACCGGTCCGTGTGGGAAATGAGCCAGTTGACCATAAATCCTCCGTAGCTGCCCCCGGCGACCCCCAACCGGTGAGCGTCGACCCCGGGGGTTTCCGCCACCGCGGTATCGAGAAGCGCCAGCACATCCTCATAATCGCGAGTGCCCCAATGTCCCTTGATCGCGCCGCAAAACGCCGCGCCATACCCGGTGGATCCCCGGGGATTTCCGTACACGACCGCAAAGCCCCGAGATGCCAAACATTGAAATTCCCACATAAAGCGTTCGCCGTACATGGCCATGGGGCCCCCATGAATCTCTAAAATCGCGGGAACCTTAACGCCCGCGCTTGGCGGTACCAAAATCCAGCCTTGAAGGGGGGTACCGTCCGCCGATATCGCCCGGACCGGCCGAGGCAAAATCGCCTCGCCCTCCGGCACACCAGGCGCCCAAGCCGTCGGTCCGGTTTCCTGCCCTAATCGGGCCAATTGAATGCCGGACGGGTGGCTTTGGTCGGCGACGGCCAGGGCCACGAAATCGCCGCGCACGGCAAAATCGTAGACCACCCGAGGCGCATCCCATAACAATGTCGCCTGATCATGGCTAAATTCCGTTAACACCACGCGACCTTCACGGGAAACCGGCATCCAGATTCGATCCGACCGTCCGTAAGGAAGCATATGCTCCGGTGCCGGCATATCGGTCACACTCTCGTCGCCCACCGACCGGTCCAACATCCCCGAGACATTTTCGACCGCGCCGGACGCGAGATCCAGACGATAAAGGCGGGTCAGCCCGTAGCCATGATCCGCGGGATCCTCGGCACAAAACAATAAGGAGCGCCCGTCTTCACTACGGCCCAGACGGGAAAAAATACCTGGGTTATGGGTCCATACCCGGCGTTGCCCGGTGATTCGGTGCCAGGACTCTATCCGATTAATCAAGGGATGCAGCGGGTGGGGATGATCGCTTGGCCGATGAAAAAAATACAAGGTGTCCCCGCTCTCATCCCAGACGGGTGACGAAAAATCGTCAAACCCGCCGGTTATGACCGTAACCTCCTGTCGGCTCCGACTGACCAGTACCAGTTGATCCCGCCCCCGGTCAAAATACCCGGTTCCGTCGAGCTTGTAATATTGGCGCGTGATATGCCGCACATCCCGGGTGTAATAGGCGTGCCAATCGGACATGCCCCGGCCGGCGGGTGACCGCTCGTCGGAATCCCGCCCCGGACGCAGAATCCCCCCTTCGAGATGCAGCACCACCGCCAACCGGTCGCTATCGGGATGCCAGGCGAAATCTTTCACCGCACCCTCAAAATCGGTTAAGGGCCAGGCTTCGCCGCCGCCCTGAAGTGGCATGATCCAGAGTGCGGCGCTCTTTGACCGCTCCGAGATAAATGCGAGCCAACGGCCATCTGGCGATACCGCCGGCCGGGTATCGGAATTCCCGGCGGTAAACGGCTCAATCCGTTGCCATTCAAGACCTCCAAACACTCCACGCATGATGCGGTGGCAAGACCGGTTAGTAGCCGGATCAAACCATCGTTCGGTAAAAAAGAGCCATGGCTCATGGGGATGAAAAGCCAATTGGCCCCAGGTTCGAATCTGCCATAAGGCCTCCGGTCCCATTATCGTGCCCCCTTAAAAAAAGAGCCGGGGATTGTCCCCGGCTTATGCCTTATCCCCGTGCACCCAGCTTAAAATGTCGCCGGGGGTTACCGGCAAGGTGTTGACCAGGACGCCAAACGGCGCCAACGCATCGGAAATGGCCCCGGCAATGGCCGCCGGCGAGGCAATCAGGCTGCCTTCCCCCATGCCTTTAATGCCCCCTTCCCCTTCCGACGGGGTTTCAATATGTTGGATGGCCATGCGCGGCACATCCGGGGCTTCCGGCAACAAGTAATCCAACAGAGAGGTGGTGGTCAGCTGCCCATGCTCGTCATAGCGCAAAACTTCCAACAAGGCGGACCCGACGCCTTGCGCCACCCCGCCGTGAATCTGCCCTTCGACAATGGTGGGATTGATTAACCGGCCACAGTCGTTGACCACCGCATACCGCGTAACCCGCACCAGACCGGTATGAATATCCACTTCGACTTCCGCAATGTGGGTACCGTTGGAAAAGCTCACCGGCCGCGGCGGCAGATAGCGGGCGGTAATCTCCAATCCAATCGGCAGCCCGGGCGGAATCTTCCGCACGTTCATATAGGCGGTTTCGGCGATTTCGCGAATGGTTACCGCCCGATCGGGCACACCGGCCACCCAGGCCTTCCCCTGGCCCAGTTCGATATCCTCTTCGGCGGCCTCTAAGAGTTGGGCGGCATAGGTTTTCAAACGTTCCCGCATTTGCCTTCCGGCCACTAATGCGGCACCGCCGCCGATAGGGCCGCTACGGCTGCCTCCGGTGCCGCCCCCCAAGGGCGCGCTATCGGTATCCCCGTGCAGTACCACGATGTCTTCCAGCGGGATCCCCAACTGATCGGCCAATATTTGGGCCATCGTCGTCTCATGTCCTTGCCCGGTCGGACCTAACCCGAGCGCGGCGGTTACCTTGCCCGAGGGCTCAATGCGCACGGTACACGATTCATAGCCGATCGATCCCGCTTCCGACGACGCCATCGCCGTCGGCTCCACAAACGCGGAAATCCCGATGCCGAGATAGCGCCCCGCTTGCCGAAGCTCGGCTTGTCGCGCGCGAAACCCGTCATAGTCAATCAACGAAAGCGCCGACTCCAACGACTGGCGGTACGAGCCCGCATCATAGATCATGCCGGCCGCGTTACGATAGGGAAATTGCTCGTCTCGAATCATGTTGCGACGCCGGACCTCGGCCGGATCGAGTCCCAAATGCCGGGCAACCCGATCGACAATCCCCTCTTGAATAAAGGAGGCAATCGGCCCCCAGACGCCTCGGTAGGCCCCCAAGGGCGTCTTGTTGGAATAGGTGCAATCAATCGTCGTGGCCAGATGCGGGATGTCATACGGCCCCGTCAACACGCGAGATGCCAAACTCGTCTCGCCGACCGCTCCGGAATAGGGATACGGGGCAAATGCCCCGCCATCGGCCATTAAATGATCCCGCACGGCAATAATCCGGCCGTCGGCATCAAAGGCGACCTCGACATCGTGGATGTCGTCGCGGGCATGGACATCGCTCAGCAGCGACTCCACCCGGTCGGAAATCCATTTCACCGGACGGTTTAATAGCCGGGCGGCCTCCACCACCACAATGTCTTCCGGGTATGTGGTGGCTTTCATTCCAAATCCCCCGCCCACCTCGGGTACCACGATCCGGACCTGATGTTCGGGAATCCCCATAATCGTCGCGATGTCTTCCCGCATCCGATGCGGCGATTGGGTCGACGCGTAAACGGTCAGCCGTCCCGACGCGGGATCCAACATCGCCAGGGTTCCCCGCGGCTCCAAAGTCACCGCGGTTTGCCGGTTGGTGCGAAACGTTTCCCGAAGATGATAGGGGGCGGCTTGAAACGCCTCCTCAAATCCCTGGGTTCGGTATTCTTTATGATAAAAGACGTTGTCGACGCCCTCGTGAACGCTCCGCGGTTGCCCGGCGATGGCCTGCCGCATGTCCAACACCGGGGTTTTGGGGCGATAGCGCACCGTAATCAATTCGGCCGCGTCTTCGGCAATATACCGTGATTCCGCCACCACCGCCGCCACGGGTTGCCCGACGTAAAACACCGCACCTTGTGCCAGCGCCGGCTGACCCACTTTATAGGCCGACTTCTGCCACAAAAGGTAGGGACAATCGTCCGCCGTCAGTACCCGTACCACGCCAGGCACGGCCAGGGCACGACTGAAGTCAACCGACTCGATAGTCGCGGCCGCGTGCGGTGATCGCACGAACGCCACCTCTAACATCCCCGGCATTTGAATGTCGTCCATAAACCGGCTTCGTCCGGTCAACAACCGGGGGTCTTCGACGCGTGACACCCGGGCTCCCATCATTTGTGGCCGCATCGCCTGTTCCATCGGTTTCGTCCTCCTCACCTATTGGCCACTCGTGTCGGCGGCATCCAGTACCGCATCGACAATAAATTGATACCCGGTACATCGGCAGATGTTGCCCGAGAGTGCCTCCCGTACGCTGTCTTCCGTCAAGGGCTTTTGTTGTTGTAATAAGGCGGTCGCCGTCACCACCATCCCCGGCGTGCAGAATCCGCATTGGAGGGCGTGATGTCGTTGAAACGCCATTTGTAGCGGCGATAGGCCGTCTTCCGGGGTGAGGCCTTCGATAGTGACCACATCATGGCCATCGGCTTGGATTGCAAAGGTCAAACAACTGCGCACCGGCTCGCCGTCCAACAACACGGTACAGGCACCACAAGCGCCTTGCTCACATCCGACATGCGTCCCGGTCAATCCCAGCTGATGGCGTAACACGTCGGCCAGGGTCCAGCGCGGCTCGACGTCTACCGTATGCTGCACACCATTGACGGTTAAACGAATCGATTCCCGTTGATTATTCATCAGCCCATCTCCCTTCGTCCTGTCGCCTGTAGATACGCCCGATGGGCAACCGCTTCCGCTTCATGCCATTTGACGGGATCGGGGGTCATATCGCTGACCGCTTCCGCCAAAATGGCCCGCCAGACCGCGGAATCGGGTCCGATGCGGTCCCGCGCAATCCGGTCAACCCGCACGGGGGTATCCGCTATTCCGAACCAGGTCACCTCCACCGTCTTCGGGTGTACGGTGACATATGCCCCGGCCAGCGCAAAATCTCCGACCCGGCGAGCGACTTCGGAAAATCCCTGGTGACCGACCGCAAAGGGTACCCACACCGATTGAATCACTTCGTCAGGAGCCAGCGCCGTCATATAAAGACCCAAGAAAAACTCTCGGGCGGAAATCTCCCGTATCCCGGCCGGCCCCCGCACCACCAACCGCGCATCCAACGCCACCATCGCCGCCGGTAATTCGGACGCCGGATCGGCATGAGCCAGACTACCGCCGAGCGTCCCCCGATTACGGATAGCCCAATGGCCGATATGGCTTGCCGCCTCCGCCAGAGTCGGCAGGTGAGTCAACACCAAGGGGTGCGTCGCCAATTGCTGATGGCGGACCAACGCCCCAATCTCTAACCCCTGATCGCGTAGGGCAATACGGCCCCATTCGTCCGCCAAGCCGTTGATATCGACCAACACCGAAGGCCGGCTGAGGCGAAAGTTCATGAGCGGAATTAAACTTTGGCCGCCCGCCAGCACTTTCGCGTCAGGGTGACGCTGTAAAACCTGAATCGCCTCGTCCATCGACGAGACCCGCACATAACGAAACGGTGCCGGCTTCATCATCTGCCTCCTTGTTCCTGTCTCTTAATGAAACCCCAACTCGCGACTAATCGCGATTAACTGGCTCGGACGCACGCCGGCGGTCAACCGACTCCAGTAATGTTTCGCCACTTTGAGGGCCCGGGTTTTGGGCTCAAAACCGGGAGTGGCCTTTAACGGATTAATCCAAATAATCCGCGCCACTTGGGCCCTTAACGTCCGTAGCGCCCCCTCCAACCGTTCGGGAGACCCGGTATCCCAGCCGTCGGAGATAATGACCACGGTGGTTCGCGGTCGTATCCAGTCGCCGCCATATTGTTGAATCCACAGGGCCAACGAATCGCCGATGGCCGTCCCGCTACCATACGTTGTCATTTGGGCCTCTAAAGCCCTTTGCGCCAAGTAGGGGGGTAATTCAAATGCCGGAGTGACGTCGTCGAGGCCTGTCCCGAACATAAACACCCCGATGCGCCCCGCACCCGTCTGCACCAACCGATAGACCCATGGCCAATAATGCGGGACATAGGTGGCCATGGAGCCCGAAACGTCCCACAACATCACCACCGGGGCTAAACGACGCGGACTCCGCATACGCCGAAAGCGAGGATCGGCCGCCTCGGTGCGCGCCCAACGGGTGACGGTCCGCCGCCAATCGGGATCGGCCAAGGCACCCAAGCGCCTCCCGTGACGACTGGGAACGGTGACTTGCACCGCCTGCATCGGTCGTAAACGCCGAGTCCAGTGCCCCTTGTCTGCAAGCCAGGTAATCGAATCGCCGTGAGCCGGCGACAAACTGGCACCCGCCGTGCCTACGGATTCCGGTGAACCCGGCGGGGCGTCGGGCCGGTCGCCCTGAGGAGATACGCGAGCCTGCGGGGGAGACTCCTCCGCCGACCGGGCATTTCACGTCGGGTCGGCATCCACCAGGTCGTCGATCCGCCCGCTGACCGTTTCCAGGTCCCAGGCGTCCTTAATCACCAGCCCTAGCGTGTTTTGAATCCACGCCCGGTCCCATTGCCCCGGATGCATGATGGTCCAAGCGCGAGCCCAATCCAACGTCTCCGCCAGACCGGGCGGTTTGACCAAATCCCATTGACGAAGACACCGCACCGCATTCACCAGCCGCTCTAAAATTCCCCGGTCCAATGAAGGCAGCGCCGTTTCCACGATGGCGATTTCCCGCTCTCGTTCCGGCCAATCCACATAAAGATAAAGGCACCGCCGACGAAGGGCGTCCGACAACGGCCGCTGCCGGTTGGAGGTCAAAATCGTTAGCGGTGACGCCGCCGCTTTAATGGTTCCCAGCTCAGGAATAGAAATTTGAAATTCACTCAGATATTCCAGCAAGAGGGCCTCAAATGCTTCATCGGCCCGGTCGACCTCGTCGATGAGCAACACCGTTTCGGGTGTCTCTACGGCCTTCAATAAGGGGCGGGCCAAGAGAAAGCGCCGCGAAAAAGGATCGGTCGCCTGGCCTTGCTGCAAGGCCACCCATTGTTGATGGTAGTTCCAATCATACAACGCTTCATCCGCCGTCAATCCCTCATAACAGCTGAGTCGCACCAAAGGGCGCTTTAGCGCCGCCGCCAGCGCTTCGGCCAACGCGGTTTTTCCGCTCCCGGCGGGCCCCTCCAAGAGCAACGGTCGCCCCATCTCCATCGCTAGACCCGCCATCAGGGCAATTTGATCGTTGGCCACATATCCCCCCTGGCGCAATAATCTCTGGAAGCGATCGCTAAGCCGGTTGGTCATGTAATGGTTTTTACGCCTCCTGATCCCCCGATGTCGCCACATCGGTTGTCGCTTGGGGAAAAATTCGGGCCAGATGGCCACGCCGCCGAAAGGGGGTGCAACTGGCGCCCGGTGATAGCGGTACCAGCCAAATCATACCGCATTTGGTCGCCGGAAGGAAACCGGAGCCCCCTAACAAAAATGGCCCCGCCCAGGGACCACCTTGCCCACGACGTTCTCCCGCCTACGGAAAAACCCGCCCTCGACGTTGGCGCCGATGCTGTAGCCGGGTACGACGCGCTTCGGTGAGGTAACGGAGACCGGGGGGATACATTTTGACCAGCGTGGCTTGGGGAATCATGACCTGCAAGTTGCCGCACAAGGTACACTGCTTGCCACGGACGATAACGACCGAAAAAGGACCGCTTTCTACCGTTAAAGGACCCGTCAACACCACATCCTCAGATCCACAGGTGGGGCAGCGTTCATCCATGGAAAATCCTCCTCACGTTTGCGATTACCAGATCCTTTCTCTTCCCGGATCGAATTTCCTTCCGGTTATGCACACCTCGTCCACAGTTTTTTCACACGGTTATCCCCAATATATCCACAATTTCCGACAACCCCGTCGAAACGCGCTAGCACGTGAAATCGCTTCAAATCGGGCGATAAATCATCTATCGGCCGGAGCCTCGCCCAAGTTATCCACAGAATTTAGGCTGGCCCCCGATGAATACCTCCGTCGATATCCACACTCGTGCCGGTAATCATGCCGGCTTCATCCGACAGGAGAAACCGAATAAGCCGAGCAATGTCTTCGGGCCGCGTTAAGCGGCCTCGTGGAGTCTGCCGCATGCGCACCAAGGCTTGATCCGGAGAAATCTGATCCAAGCGGGCATAACCCTCGGCCATCTGCAGTAAAAGGGCAGTCTCTGTCGCCCCGGGATTGACATTGACGACCCGAATCTGCCATGGGGCGACTTCGTCAGCCAGAATTTTGGTCAGTCCGCGTAAAGCCCCATTAATCGTCGTGGCCGCCGCCAAGCGAGGGTTCGGATCTTTCCCGGTGACTCCCGCCACATTCACGATGGCGCCTCCGCCAACCTGGCGTAGATACGGCACCACTGCCCGCATGAGACTTAAATAGCCCCAAAACTTAACGGTAAAATCCTCTTGCCACCGGCGCCAGTCCAAGCCTAAAGGCGTTCCCACGCTCGCCCCGCCGGCACAATTAACCAGACCCGTAATCCGGCCATATTGCTGAAAAGCCGCCCGACACACCGCCTCCCCGTCTTCCGGGCAGCCGGTCAATGTATGCGCTAGACCGTGGGCTTCGCCAGGCCCGTTTTGACTTAAGGTCGCCGCGGCGTTTGCCGTCGCGACCGGATCCCGGGCCACGAGGAGCACCCGAGCGCCCGCGCCGACCAGACAACGGGCCGTCTCATAGCCGATCCCGCGACTGCCCCCGGTCACGATAATGACTTGATCGTTCCATACCGTCATCGCTGTCCCCCCGTACAACGTATGCAGGCGGGCAGGCAAAACATTCCCCGGGGAATAAGGGCTGTCTCAAAAGAATCGAAGAAGAGAGAGGGACGACGCCTCTTGAGTGGGGCCCTATCCCGTTCCCAAGGAATCCCAGGTCGAATCGGACCGGTCATCCCGATCCGATATGCCGATCCTAAATCGAGAAGGGCTTTACGAAATCCGTTTAGGCGTCTCGTCGATTGAGGCAGCACACCCCATTTGGGGTCGACGGCCACCGGGCGGGTATAACGCCTGTCCCGCCGGCATTCCGATGACCGTTCCCCTTGAAGAGGCCGAACGAAGGAGAGGATACCTCTAAACCCGAACCCAAGGGCGCTTTGGAGAGGGCGAGGGTTAAAAAACAGGCCGCTCTCGCCATCCGCCAAACACGGATTTCATCGCGGCCACAATTTCCCCTTCGGTTGCTCCGGCTCGCACACATTCGATAATTTGCGGCATCAACGCAGCCGCCGGATCCTGGCAACGACGGGTAAGTTCGGCCAACGTTTCGTCGACAAGAGCGGCATTGCGGGTATGACGCCATTGACGAACCCGTTCACGCTGCTCTTGTTCCACGCGCGGATCAATTTTCAAAATCGGGATCTTTTCGGTTTCCTCCTCCACGAAGGCGTTCACGCCCACCACAATTTTTTCGTGATTTTCCAGTTCTTTTTGGTACCGGTAGGAGGCTTCGGCAATTTCCCGTTGAAAGAATCCGTTTTCAATTCCCGCCAATACGCCGCCGATCGCATCGATGCGCTCAAAGTACTCTTCGGCTTGCCGTTCCAATTCGTCTGTCAGAGCCTCCACGAAATACGACCCGGCCAACGGATCGACGGTATTGGTGACCCCCGTTTCATAGGCAATGATTTGCTGGGTGCGCAAGGCAATTTTAACCGCCTTTTCGGTCGGCAGGGATAAGACTTCGTCCATCGAGTTGGTATGCAGGGACTGCGTGCCGCCCAATACCGCCGCCATCGCTTCAAACGCGGTACGCACAATGTTATTTTCCGGTTGCTGAGCGGTCAGCGAACACCCCGCCGTCTGGGTATGAAACCGCATCATCCACGACCGAGGATTTTTGGCCCCGTATTTTTCTTTGAGATGACGGGCCCAAATTCGCCGGGCGGCCCGGAACTTGGCAATCTCCTCAAAGAAATCGATGTGCGAGTTGAAGAAAAACGAAAGACGGGGAGCAAACGCATCAACATCCAGGCCGGCTTGAATGCCGGCTTCCACATAGGCAAATCCGTCGGCCAACGTGAACGCCAATTCCTGTGCCGCCGTCGCGCCCGCTTCCCGAATATGATAGCCGCTGATACTGATGGAATTCCATTGGGGTACCTCATGCGTCGCAAACGCCATCATATCGGTAATGACCCGCATGGACGCTTGAGGCGGGAAGATCCATTCTTTTTGGGCAATATATTCTTTTAAAATATCGGCCTGTAGCGTGCCCCGCAAACGATCCCAGGAGACGCCTTGACGTTCGGCCGCCACTAAATACATCGCCCAAATAATCGGCGCCGGTCCGTTAATGGTCATGGACGTCGAGACTTGATCGAGGGGAATTCCTTCAAAAAGCCGTTCCATATCCTCGATGGAATCGATGGCTACCCCTTCACGCCCGACTTCTCCCAAGCTGTGGGGATCGTCGGAGTCATATCCCATCAAGGTTGGCATATCAAACGCCACCGACAAACCGG contains:
- a CDS encoding hypothetical protein (KEGG: ipa:Isop_2983 hypothetical protein~SPTR: Putative uncharacterized protein), whose amino-acid sequence is MRGVRFSQLFWRLGSGIWLGTIFFFFVGIAPNIFVLVPMPYSGRFVTHIFPLYYAIGLIAGGVAFLAGLALAWTSRRSGRWLLAAITGLAWVLLWYAYDLLLRMQHLSPNSGPFQGMHQTSIVVNTIVMVVLLVAYVIEALVA
- a CDS encoding asparagine synthase (glutamine-hydrolyzing) (PFAM: Asparagine synthase~TIGRFAM: asparagine synthase (glutamine-hydrolyzing)~COGs: COG0367 Asparagine synthase (glutamine-hydrolyzing)~InterPro IPR000583:IPR001962:IPR006426~KEGG: pth:PTH_0673 asparagine synthase~PFAM: Asparagine synthase; Glutamine amidotransferase, class-II~PRIAM: Asparagine synthase (glutamine-hydrolyzing)~SPTR: Asparagine synthase;~TIGRFAM: Asparagine synthase, glutamine-hydrolyzing); amino-acid sequence: MCGIAGWIDWQQNVVAHQRDLENMAAPMTCRGPDGSGSWVTPRAGLAHRRLIVIDPEGGMQPMSKREHGHVYTIVYNGELYNFQELRQQLTALGHTFRSRSDTEVLLTAYMAWGEGALERLNGIYAFAIWDSDRQTLFLARDRLGVKPLFYAQTPSGLVFASEIKGILAHPAIRPEVDRTGLAEIFTLGPARTPGHAIFRQIRELRPGEYAIYRPSGLTVRPYWHLESHPHPDSVEKTAETIEALLWDAVEKQLVADVPVVTLLSGGLDSSLVTAMAQKAFREQQKDALGTFSIQFKDMARYFRDNGFQTNLDDPWVTRVAEFLETTHQRVELDTPELDEYLIPALLARDVPGHADVDTSLLVFAQHIKERATVGLSGEAADEIFGGYPWFHRADALAAHTFPWSLRLRDRIRVLAPELIDYLKPEQYVQDRYDEALAEVPHLAGESPESARIREIAYLSITRFLPTLLERKDRMTMAASLEVRVPYCDHRLVEYVWNIPWEMKNYGGHPKGILRLAAERWLPSDVVYRRKSPYPSTVNPSYFYRMADRLQAILEDTHSPLRPLVNQTVLRNMIAAGPDAAQIPWFGQLMGNAQLFAFLIQTDAWLRHYHVTFV
- a CDS encoding biotin/lipoate A/B protein ligase (PFAM: Biotin/lipoate A/B protein ligase family~COGs: COG0095 Lipoate-protein ligase A~InterPro IPR004143~KEGG: bld:BLi03988 YwfL~PFAM: Biotin/lipoate A/B protein ligase~SPTR: Conserved protein YwfL) produces the protein MRPRARLVQLSREAPPEQLRLSPVLAETVARSTAASGEPAVIIRHQPAYVLLGPKDRRLPRLYEAVQWLESLGYPVLMRLGGGSAVLLDGHCLSFGVTRPCRDFTQWEKNFREMAWGAILGLRQLGIPADFGRAEGSYCEGPFDLVANGQKIAGIAQTIRGGYALVSGMVLWDQDPVATTALIQEFYERAGSDLRLRPEAVTALVRLPGQSQLTLESLEARLIQGFRELYDLVDHPLEPAEWALAESLYHTRVVQPTHMSTTPSAG